The Clostridia bacterium sequence TGGCGCAGGGACGCGTGCGGCGGGCGGACGCGGAGGAGTTGAAGGAAGAGTGGTACGCGGTGGCGGGGAGACGGTGAGCCGTGCCTGAATTCGCCTTCCGCGCGCGGACGCGTCGGGGCGAGCCGGTCCGCGGCCGCCTGGAGGCGGCGAGCCTCGACGACGCGCGCGTGCAACTGGCGCAGCGGGACCTGATCGTCACCGACCTGCGCCGCGTGTGGCGGCCGCCCTGGAGAGGCGCCGGAACGGGCCGCCTGCTCGCGCCGCCCGTGCGGGCGCGGGACCTGGCCATCCTCTGCCGGCAGCTGGCGACGATGATCGCGGCGGGCGTGCCGATCCTGCAGGCGGTGGAGACGTCCGCCGCGCAGTCGGGGCACGCCGTCCTGCGCGCGGAGCTCCGCCGCGTGGCGGCGCGCCTGCACGGGGGCGCGGGGCTCAGCGCCGCCTTCGACGGCCGGCCGGACGTGTTCCCGAGGGTGCTCGTCGAGATGCTCCACGCCGGGGAGACGGCCGGCGCGCTCGACGAGGTGTTGCGCCGCCTCGCCATGCACTTCGAACGGGAGGCGGCGATGGCCGAGAAGATCCGCACGGCCACGACGTACCCGAAGATCGTGC is a genomic window containing:
- a CDS encoding type II secretion system F family protein, whose translation is MPEFAFRARTRRGEPVRGRLEAASLDDARVQLAQRDLIVTDLRRVWRPPWRGAGTGRLLAPPVRARDLAILCRQLATMIAAGVPILQAVETSAAQSGHAVLRAELRRVAARLHGGAGLSAAFDGRPDVFPRVLVEMLHAGETAGALDEVLRRLAMHFEREAAMAEKIRTATTYPKIVLLVAVVVVAVMVTVVLPQFVTLFTSSGVQLPATTRFLLALSRWVRQGYAIWGPGLVALGLLGLWAGRQPAARMVWARLALRVPVFGPLALKRAIARFARTLATLLRGGVPVLQALDVAVGVTGNAALEAELLTVREFVRAGGTLAEALGRVRSVPALVPAMVAVGEDSGRVDESF